In Acidovorax sp. 106, the following proteins share a genomic window:
- a CDS encoding AIPR family protein, giving the protein MASISQGSTASKASNVDPRKEMLTAIDGVAKRGGISRDKAITAWYASTLLGIDEDEAIDAASVDGSEDNGCDFIYIDNDQEVVYVLQGYVSDRADRSAGIKKWNALVAAVTNINDPISFQHGGRRDIFDLLTEVDISHYSRVFGLVTLAAKSDQIARQREATVRARTYGPEATFFYEYQESIYDKFVIARAADRNVTEDAITFSGPVADIKGDFGQAIVGSVAASELARLHEKYNNQLFEGNVRLFIGERKGGINEKIVETANNRPGDFWALNNGITIVADSFENVGGNKYLIRRFSVVNGCQTTVSLTRAIEKSPDAGKAQVLARIVGAKKALLTDIVRYNNTQNPVKLAAVRLLDPIQESLRSAFSTIEYVYAPKQEGAKTAKSAKRIELDRITQYLAAMSEDTVLESVAKKAELFDRSYKNIFPRGLKPERVMLAWLLAQEIENERAQLLNAQEGDSDPIMKAILGIHGTPWGIYVANTLIEKSGSDMSKLTLKRMISPDFNAALKKYAKRAMELYSEIAVNIVTTDEADSSTRNELRAKPFLEKLKRNLALRMARIGTWKLPKLNSVG; this is encoded by the coding sequence TTGGCAAGTATCAGTCAAGGCTCGACGGCATCCAAGGCTAGCAACGTGGATCCCAGAAAGGAAATGCTGACAGCTATCGATGGCGTGGCAAAACGTGGCGGTATCTCGAGAGATAAAGCCATCACTGCGTGGTACGCGTCGACGTTGCTAGGGATTGACGAAGACGAGGCAATTGACGCAGCCTCTGTCGATGGCTCGGAGGACAACGGCTGCGACTTTATCTATATCGATAATGACCAAGAAGTTGTATATGTTCTCCAAGGCTACGTTTCCGACCGAGCGGATCGAAGCGCAGGAATCAAGAAGTGGAATGCGCTGGTTGCGGCAGTTACCAACATTAATGATCCAATCTCTTTCCAGCATGGCGGACGCCGAGATATATTTGACCTTCTCACAGAAGTAGACATCTCGCATTATTCTCGAGTTTTTGGCCTTGTAACCCTAGCAGCAAAATCTGATCAAATTGCTAGACAACGTGAAGCAACAGTGCGCGCAAGGACCTATGGGCCAGAGGCAACCTTTTTTTATGAATATCAAGAGTCGATTTATGACAAGTTTGTGATAGCTCGAGCGGCGGACCGTAATGTCACAGAAGACGCAATTACATTCTCCGGCCCAGTCGCAGATATCAAGGGTGACTTCGGACAAGCCATTGTTGGTTCCGTAGCGGCATCTGAACTAGCCAGGCTACATGAAAAATACAACAATCAGTTATTTGAAGGAAATGTGCGCCTCTTTATCGGCGAACGAAAAGGCGGAATTAATGAGAAAATTGTCGAAACGGCAAATAATCGACCTGGTGACTTCTGGGCACTAAACAATGGAATTACCATAGTTGCCGACAGTTTCGAAAATGTTGGTGGCAACAAGTATCTAATACGACGATTTTCGGTTGTAAACGGGTGCCAGACAACGGTTAGCTTGACACGAGCAATTGAAAAATCTCCAGATGCGGGCAAAGCACAAGTTCTCGCAAGAATAGTGGGCGCCAAAAAAGCTTTATTAACCGACATCGTCCGTTACAACAATACTCAGAATCCAGTAAAGCTAGCAGCAGTCCGCTTACTAGACCCCATTCAGGAGAGTCTGCGAAGCGCCTTTTCTACCATCGAATACGTTTATGCACCTAAACAGGAAGGTGCAAAAACTGCAAAAAGCGCCAAACGAATAGAGCTTGATCGCATCACACAATATCTAGCTGCCATGTCAGAAGACACGGTTTTAGAGTCAGTAGCGAAGAAAGCCGAGCTTTTTGATCGCTCGTATAAAAACATATTTCCTCGCGGATTAAAACCTGAACGCGTAATGCTTGCATGGCTCCTAGCCCAAGAAATAGAAAATGAAAGAGCACAACTGCTTAATGCACAAGAGGGAGATTCCGATCCAATAATGAAAGCTATTCTCGGAATTCATGGAACGCCCTGGGGAATATACGTTGCAAATACACTAATCGAGAAATCAGGCTCTGACATGAGCAAGCTAACATTAAAGAGAATGATCTCACCTGATTTCAATGCTGCGCTCAAAAAGTACGCAAAAAGAGCTATGGAGCTGTACTCAGAAATCGCTGTCAACATAGTGACCACAGACGAGGCCGACTCTTCAACACGGAATGAATTACGAGCGAAGCCATTCTTGGAAAAGTTAAAAAGAAACCTCGCACTACGCATGGCGCGAATTGGAACCTGGAAGTTGCCTAAGCTAAACTCTGTCGGCTAA
- a CDS encoding PLP-dependent cysteine synthase family protein, whose amino-acid sequence MESPSPWLHEAIARIEADYQRSADTHLIPLRLPAFAAHGIDLYLKDESTHPTGSLKHRLARSLFLYALCNGWLHEGSTVVEASSGSTAVSEAYFARLLGLPFVAVMPRSTSPEKIAQIEFHGGRCHLVGSAGQVYEEARAIAAETGGHYMDQFTYAERATDWRGNNNIAESMFTQMARERHPVPRWIVVGAGTGGTSATIGRYVRYQRHATQVCVADPAGSVFSAYHRTGDASLTAPGSRIEGIGRPRVEPSFIRTLVDRMVDVADVDSVAAMRVLSQLLGRRVGPSTGTNFVAMLTLAHEMRERGESGSILSLLCDAGERYLPTYYNGDWVSATMGDCTEAQARIAALLD is encoded by the coding sequence ATGGAATCCCCCTCCCCCTGGCTCCACGAAGCCATCGCCCGCATCGAAGCCGACTACCAGCGCAGCGCCGATACCCACCTGATCCCGCTGCGCCTGCCTGCCTTTGCTGCGCACGGCATTGACCTGTACCTCAAGGACGAATCCACGCACCCGACGGGCAGCCTGAAGCATCGGCTGGCGCGGTCGCTGTTTTTGTATGCGCTGTGCAATGGCTGGCTGCATGAGGGCTCGACGGTGGTGGAGGCGTCGAGCGGCTCCACGGCAGTGAGCGAGGCCTACTTTGCGCGGCTGCTGGGCTTGCCGTTTGTGGCGGTGATGCCGCGCAGCACCTCGCCCGAGAAGATTGCGCAGATCGAGTTCCACGGTGGGCGCTGCCATCTGGTGGGCAGTGCGGGCCAGGTGTATGAGGAGGCCCGCGCCATTGCGGCGGAGACGGGCGGGCATTACATGGACCAGTTCACCTATGCCGAGCGGGCCACCGACTGGCGGGGCAACAACAACATTGCCGAGAGCATGTTCACCCAGATGGCGCGCGAGCGGCACCCGGTGCCGCGCTGGATTGTGGTGGGCGCAGGCACGGGCGGCACCAGCGCCACCATTGGCCGTTATGTGCGCTACCAGCGGCACGCCACGCAGGTGTGCGTGGCCGACCCGGCGGGCTCGGTGTTCAGCGCCTACCACCGCACGGGCGATGCCAGCCTGACGGCCCCGGGCTCGCGCATCGAGGGCATTGGCCGCCCCCGGGTGGAGCCCAGCTTTATCCGCACGCTGGTAGACCGCATGGTGGATGTGGCGGATGTGGATTCGGTGGCAGCGATGCGAGTGCTGTCGCAACTGCTGGGGCGGCGCGTGGGGCCATCCACCGGCACCAACTTTGTGGCGATGCTGACGCTGGCGCATGAGATGCGTGAGCGGGGCGAGAGCGGCTCGATCTTGTCGTTGCTGTGCGATGCGGGGGAGC